TATAGGAGGGTATAAATAATGGAGGGGTTAATGAAAATATTAATTGTAAGTTTACTTTCGTTAATAGCAATATCTTGTACTCATGAGGAGCAGCAAGGGTCATCTTCAAAAGAGGTATCTCAGGAAGACGACGCAAACAAACAAGAAAAAGAAAATTTAAAAAATAAAGAAAATTTAAAAAATCATGTGTTTACGACAGAAAGTGATTTAGGTCGATTATTAAGCGAAACAGAAACGTTATTGGAAACTGCTAAGTTAACACCGGAAAATCTAAACACATCAAACGAAAACACAATCGGGAATATAGTTGTGTCCTCATTAGATTTAATTTCATCTGCAGCAGATAAGTTAGGAAGTGCATCAGAAAAAGCACATGGGTTAGTAAATATAATAGAGGTTAAAGACAAAGTGGCATCATCATACTGGACATAATAAAAGTATGATTAAAATTACCATTTGATAAACTTTTATTGGACAACAAATCAATATACACTTGATTATTTCAAGTAAAAAGTACAGTCTTAAAACTTTGTTCAAGCTATTAACAATAAAATTAATAATAGAATGAGGAGCATAGTAGACACCTAAGATATGGGTTGATGGAAAAGGGTTTAATCTCAGAATCTAGAGTCTTTTAGTTTAATTCTGTATTGTTTGTAGTTTCCTTTTTGATTTTATCTAAAGCCTCTTTTAGTACCTTAGCTGCCTCTACTAAATCATCTCCGGCTTTTTGCATAGCTTGCGAAACCTCTGCTACGGCTACTTTAGCTCTTTTTACTTCTTCTGTCTCTGATACAGGCTTTGGTTCTTGCATTTGGGCTTTTATACACTATCCTTATATTTTGTTCCTCTTTTTTGGCAAGATCAACTGTTTCTTTTGTTGCCAAAACTGATGGTCTTAAGAAAGTTGATATTGTTATAATTCATGTCTGTTGTTTTTTCTCTATTTAGATCTATTACTTCTTAGTAACTACTTTAAATAAATATTATCCTAAAAAAGAAAAGTCAAGGGATTAGGCCTTGGCTTTTCTTTTGTATTGCCCTAGTAGCATTACAACCCAAGATAATAAAATAGTGAACAAACGATTAATAATTTTAACTAAACCTTGTCTTTGAGCCAGAAATGACATGAAAGAAAGGAAAAATAATAAAACTACTTATTCCTTTCTTTGGTTTTTTAATTACTTAAGTTCCGTTTAGTGAATTTAGAACTTCTTGGACTATTTTTTCTGTTTTCTCAGCTATTTTTATTACTAATTCTGACACTTGCTCCATCTTTAATTTATTTTAATTAGTGCCATTCAGTTTTTCCTTCGGTCTTGAGTTAAAAAATATATGGCCCAATAGTTAATGATCCTAACATAATTTACGTATAGGGTAACATAAAAGACGGCAGGGCATCCCATAGTACAGATGCTAAGGCTTTGACATTACCAGACCAAGCAACAAACAGTTCAATTAAAGAGATTCTTTAGTGTCGAATTCCTTGCATTCACTAATTATTAAGTCAATTTGATCTTGAATTGCTATGGTATGATGAACTACCTTTATGACTCTTTCAAGGTGTTCAATTTCATCAAGACTTAACTCTCTACCCTTTCTACAATTAATGTAATTCCTTAGTACCTGATAGCTACCAATAGTAAATTCATAGACTTCAAAAGGCACATTTATAAATTTATTATTATTATTGTAGATAATTTCTTTTGATGTCTTGCAGTAATAGATTTTTTCTATTATGTTGTTCTCATTGTTATTATTTGAAATGTGGACGCCAATATTTTTGTTTAGTGAATTATTGTTTTTTAGTAAATGAGTATTAATTAGTTTATTTCCTAGCCTGATAAGTTTTTCAAAGGATGCAAGATCATTTACAAAAATAATTTTAGGAAAGTCAATTTCTAAAAAATCAGCAAATTTTGTGCGGTAGATATTGGAATTAAGGATTGCATAAATGTATTCTAATATTGTATGTGGCTCAAATTTTTTGGGATATTTTATATCAATATAATTTCTAAAGCTTATTTTAAAGTTTTCTATTTTTTCAAGGGATTCATTTTCTTTTTTTTCGCATTTCAAAGATTTTTGTTCTTCTGTGATAAACAAAGGAAACAAATAGCATGCACTGATTTTATTTGAGATTGAACCCTTTGCCATAATACTGGACGAAACGAAAGTATGATT
This is a stretch of genomic DNA from Borrelia sp. P9F1. It encodes these proteins:
- a CDS encoding OspD family protein: MEGLMKILIVSLLSLIAISCTHEEQQGSSSKEVSQEDDANKQEKENLKNKENLKNHVFTTESDLGRLLSETETLLETAKLTPENLNTSNENTIGNIVVSSLDLISSAADKLGSASEKAHGLVNIIEVKDKVASSYWT
- a CDS encoding OspD family protein — translated: MQEPKPVSETEEVKRAKVAVAEVSQAMQKAGDDLVEAAKVLKEALDKIKKETTNNTELN